From Pelotomaculum schinkii, one genomic window encodes:
- a CDS encoding GerMN domain-containing protein — MSKFKNRWIKLFLLVVGLGAAAFLLGAYAPIFNQQVENPAGNTPEPLSQGAGEETRELVLYFSDEQAMCLVPEKRQVAVQGDNIGEAVVKELIKGPESHLLQRTLPEETRLLSLSVRQETAYADFSKEIKNSNYAGSAGEIALVYSVVNSLAEVPGITKVQFLVEGKEVETLYGHIDTGSPISPDRKLVKTGTP, encoded by the coding sequence TTGTCCAAGTTCAAAAACCGTTGGATTAAGCTGTTTTTGCTGGTGGTTGGCCTGGGCGCCGCTGCGTTTTTGTTGGGAGCCTATGCTCCTATATTTAACCAGCAGGTGGAAAATCCCGCTGGAAACACGCCCGAACCCCTTTCGCAGGGGGCCGGGGAAGAGACAAGAGAGCTGGTACTATATTTCTCCGACGAACAGGCCATGTGCCTGGTGCCTGAAAAACGGCAGGTCGCTGTTCAGGGGGATAATATCGGGGAAGCCGTGGTCAAAGAGTTAATCAAGGGACCGGAGAGCCATTTGTTACAAAGGACTTTACCTGAAGAGACCAGGCTGCTTTCCCTGTCGGTTAGACAGGAGACAGCTTATGCCGATTTTTCAAAGGAAATCAAAAACAGCAATTACGCAGGCTCTGCCGGTGAAATCGCCCTGGTTTATTCGGTTGTCAACTCTTTGGCCGAAGTGCCCGGGATCACAAAGGTGCAATTCCTGGTGGAAGGCAAGGAAGTAGAAACTCTATACGGCCACATCGATACAGGAAGTCCTATTTCCCCGGACCGGAAGCTGGTGAAAACGGGAACACCGTAA
- the rpmF gene encoding 50S ribosomal protein L32 gives MGVPKRKSSKQRGRQRRAANEKLEAPVLVSCPQCRALIRPHHLCPECGYYKAREVVAAK, from the coding sequence ATGGGTGTTCCAAAAAGGAAATCATCTAAACAGCGCGGCAGACAGCGCCGCGCCGCAAATGAGAAGCTTGAAGCGCCGGTTTTGGTAAGCTGCCCGCAGTGCCGGGCTCTGATCAGGCCCCACCACTTGTGTCCCGAGTGCGGGTATTATAAAGCCAGAGAAGTGGTAGCGGCAAAATAA
- the plsX gene encoding phosphate acyltransferase PlsX: protein MKIAVDAMGGDFAPGEIVKGALMAAREYKQAVILVGDEERIRVELGGIDPGELISIVHAPEVVDMGEHPAVAVRRKKNSSIVRATQLVKDGEAGALVSAGSTGAAMAAALLGLGRIKGIDRPAIAGVLPSEKGYTVLLDAGANVDCKPQNLLQFSVMGYLYAKRVLGVANPRVGLLSNGEEETKGSELTLAAYPLLQQAGINFIGNIEGRDIFRGTVDVVVCDGFIGNVVLKSAEGIAGALYNTLKEEINRSWLAKIGIVMAVKALMRFKKRIDYAEYGGAPLLGVNGVSIICHGSSTAKAVKNGIRVAMESVDNRLVDSILDSISQTGINEGVGSKLAKRSV, encoded by the coding sequence GTGAAAATAGCAGTGGATGCCATGGGCGGCGATTTCGCCCCGGGTGAAATCGTAAAGGGAGCCCTAATGGCGGCCAGGGAGTATAAGCAGGCCGTAATCCTGGTCGGCGACGAAGAGAGAATCCGTGTTGAGCTTGGGGGCATTGACCCCGGCGAGTTGATAAGCATCGTCCACGCTCCTGAGGTTGTAGATATGGGCGAGCATCCCGCGGTGGCCGTAAGACGTAAAAAAAATTCTTCTATTGTAAGGGCTACCCAACTGGTTAAAGACGGGGAAGCCGGCGCCCTGGTTTCCGCCGGCAGTACCGGAGCAGCGATGGCGGCGGCCCTATTGGGTCTGGGCCGGATTAAAGGAATTGACCGCCCGGCTATCGCCGGGGTGCTCCCCAGTGAAAAAGGTTATACCGTCCTGTTGGATGCGGGCGCCAATGTCGACTGCAAACCTCAAAACCTCTTGCAGTTCAGCGTGATGGGTTATCTTTACGCCAAAAGAGTCCTGGGTGTGGCCAATCCCCGTGTCGGCCTCCTTAGCAACGGGGAGGAGGAGACCAAGGGGAGCGAGTTAACCCTGGCGGCTTACCCCCTGCTGCAGCAAGCCGGCATCAACTTTATCGGTAATATCGAAGGCAGGGACATTTTCCGGGGCACGGTGGATGTTGTCGTGTGCGACGGGTTTATCGGCAATGTAGTTCTAAAGTCGGCGGAAGGAATTGCCGGAGCTCTGTATAACACGCTGAAAGAGGAAATTAACAGGAGCTGGTTGGCCAAAATAGGGATTGTTATGGCCGTAAAAGCCCTAATGAGGTTTAAAAAACGCATCGATTATGCCGAATACGGCGGAGCGCCGCTGTTGGGTGTGAACGGCGTATCGATTATCTGTCATGGGAGTTCTACGGCTAAGGCCGTCAAGAACGGGATCCGGGTGGCCATGGAGTCGGTGGATAACCGCCTGGTGGATTCGATTTTAGACAGTATCTCGCAAACAGGAATTAACGAAGGAGTTGGGAGCAAGCTTGCCAAGAGAAGTGTGTAA
- the rsmD gene encoding 16S rRNA (guanine(966)-N(2))-methyltransferase RsmD — MISGSARNRKLKVPGGLTVRPTADRVKEALFNILREHVPGCCFLDLFAGSGSIGIEALSRGASVAVFVEANHRHAAIIKENLKACGLEPSARLITAKVTEALHLLAREGQAFDLVFLDPPYLKSLEAVTLADIDRYHLLKPGGMVIVESSKRDCLPQSVDGLRLLRAEKYGDTILSFFRR, encoded by the coding sequence GTGATATCCGGGTCAGCCAGGAACCGGAAACTCAAAGTTCCAGGCGGATTGACAGTGCGGCCAACAGCTGACCGGGTAAAAGAGGCGCTCTTTAATATCCTTCGCGAGCATGTACCGGGTTGTTGTTTTCTGGACCTTTTTGCGGGATCCGGGAGCATCGGCATCGAGGCGCTGAGCCGCGGCGCGAGCGTGGCCGTCTTTGTCGAAGCAAATCATCGACACGCCGCCATAATCAAAGAAAACCTTAAAGCTTGCGGCTTGGAACCAAGCGCTCGACTTATTACCGCCAAAGTGACCGAGGCGTTGCACCTGTTAGCACGAGAAGGACAAGCTTTCGACCTTGTTTTCCTGGACCCGCCCTACTTGAAAAGCCTGGAAGCAGTCACACTGGCTGATATCGACCGGTACCACCTGCTAAAACCGGGGGGCATGGTTATTGTTGAAAGCAGTAAGAGGGACTGCCTGCCGCAGTCTGTGGACGGTTTGAGGCTCCTACGCGCTGAAAAGTACGGTGATACTATACTCTCTTTTTTTCGCAGATAA
- a CDS encoding ATPase, protein MDLLSALNELEELIETSGKIPLTRKVMVNEDRILDLLDRIRTTIPEEIRQAKWIIQEREKVMNDSQKEAMRLLEDAQKQVEKQADESEVARKAKDMADEIVARAEDNARELREGARRYADDVLTNLMESLDKLSSQIEQGRTELRSMK, encoded by the coding sequence GTGGACCTGCTGAGCGCCCTTAATGAACTTGAAGAGCTTATTGAAACCAGTGGTAAGATTCCGTTAACCAGGAAAGTAATGGTAAATGAGGACCGGATACTGGACCTTTTAGACCGTATCAGGACTACCATTCCCGAGGAAATTAGACAGGCGAAGTGGATTATCCAGGAACGGGAAAAGGTTATGAATGATTCCCAGAAGGAAGCGATGCGCCTCCTGGAAGACGCTCAGAAGCAAGTTGAAAAACAGGCTGACGAAAGCGAGGTAGCACGTAAAGCCAAGGACATGGCGGATGAAATCGTGGCCAGGGCTGAAGACAATGCCAGGGAACTGCGCGAGGGAGCACGCAGATATGCCGACGATGTCCTGACTAATCTTATGGAAAGTCTTGACAAGCTTTCGAGCCAGATTGAGCAGGGCCGCACTGAACTGAGGTCAATGAAGTAG
- the ylbJ gene encoding sporulation integral membrane protein YlbJ, translated as MARLNLKGFTKIDDRRRDMVRLLWTVCALAFVISMALYPRVVFDGAALGLKTWWNIVFPALLPFFIASELLMNFGVVHFMGVLLEPVMRPLFNVPGAGSFVMMVGFFSGYPIGSMVTARLRSEGLCTRIEAERLMSFTNNSSPLFMLAAVAIGMFNNPKVGLLIAGAHYLSNLTLGLGLRFYGRDGRERYPGPPHRDGSIIRHAFQRMLQVQREDRRPLGKVMGDAVRSAVTNLLNIGGFIILFAVIIRLLTTAGVIDALAGILGMLLLPLGFAPGILPALGSGFFEMTIGSKLASEAAAPLIQRVTAVGMILAWSGLSVHAQAASMIAETDIRMKPFIMTRLAHTALAGLYTYLACSWFAPLEEATAPAMAAAGGWQALAPYTHAKIFGFFLAILAGVILLALLAHLAGSLRLFFLRLKR; from the coding sequence ATGGCGAGATTAAATTTAAAGGGTTTTACAAAGATAGACGACCGGCGGCGGGATATGGTTCGCCTCCTTTGGACTGTCTGTGCTCTGGCCTTTGTAATCAGCATGGCGCTGTACCCGCGGGTGGTCTTTGACGGGGCGGCTCTCGGTCTGAAAACCTGGTGGAACATTGTTTTCCCCGCCCTCCTGCCCTTTTTTATTGCCTCCGAACTGCTGATGAATTTCGGGGTGGTGCACTTTATGGGGGTCCTGCTGGAGCCGGTGATGCGACCTCTTTTCAATGTCCCCGGCGCCGGCTCTTTTGTCATGATGGTCGGTTTTTTCTCTGGTTATCCAATTGGTTCCATGGTCACGGCCAGACTTCGCTCGGAGGGACTATGCACCCGGATCGAGGCAGAGCGGTTGATGTCCTTTACCAACAACTCGAGCCCGCTGTTTATGCTGGCAGCTGTAGCAATCGGCATGTTCAACAACCCCAAGGTGGGCTTATTGATTGCCGGGGCTCATTACCTTTCCAACCTGACCCTGGGTTTGGGCTTGCGTTTTTACGGCAGGGACGGCCGGGAGCGCTACCCCGGACCTCCACACAGAGACGGCAGCATTATACGGCATGCCTTCCAGCGTATGCTTCAGGTACAGCGAGAGGACCGACGCCCCCTCGGTAAAGTCATGGGTGACGCGGTGCGCAGCGCCGTAACCAACCTGCTCAATATCGGCGGCTTTATCATTCTTTTCGCCGTAATCATCAGGCTGTTGACCACAGCCGGGGTTATTGACGCTCTGGCCGGTATATTGGGGATGCTGCTGCTGCCGCTTGGGTTCGCGCCCGGCATATTACCCGCCCTGGGCAGCGGCTTCTTTGAGATGACCATCGGTTCGAAACTGGCCAGCGAGGCGGCCGCCCCTTTGATCCAGCGGGTGACTGCCGTGGGCATGATCCTGGCCTGGAGCGGCCTTTCCGTCCATGCCCAGGCGGCCAGTATGATTGCCGAGACCGACATCAGGATGAAGCCTTTTATCATGACACGGTTGGCCCACACCGCCCTGGCCGGCCTGTACACCTACCTGGCCTGCAGCTGGTTTGCGCCGCTGGAAGAAGCAACCGCGCCGGCCATGGCTGCGGCCGGCGGGTGGCAAGCCCTGGCGCCGTACACCCACGCTAAAATCTTCGGCTTTTTCCTGGCTATCTTAGCAGGGGTGATACTTCTGGCACTGCTGGCACATTTGGCCGGCAGCCTCCGGTTGTTCTTTTTAAGGCTAAAAAGATGA
- the acs gene encoding acetate--CoA ligase alpha subunit: MAGLVSFFNPKSVAIIGASKAAGKIGNVIVKNMISSGYTGPIFPINPKEQEIEGLACYPAVDKTPMPAELAVLSLPASRTLDAAQQCGISGVKNLVVITAGFKETGKEGLELERRLVETCRKYEMRMTGPNCVGLIDTHTPINASFAAGFPLKGEIAFISQSGAMVLSILDWSYRAGLGFSKFVSLGNKADLTESHFIEDAGQDPNTKVILCYIEDVENGAHFLEAARTASRKKPVIILKSGTSQAGAQAASSHTGALAGSDLAYETAFRQCGVIRARSMAELFDLAVAFASQPVPSGGRVAVVTNSGGPGIIAADTIEQKKLQMARFTQETIEQLRGNLPRESNIYNPVDVLGDAKADRFRFSLDKALSDPGVDSALVLVCPTAVTEPVETARALVEMRAAHPEKPLLAAYMGGEKLAEGVKVLEEAKIPCFTFPEPAVSSISGLTGYARTRELPANEQDLSYECSNLKNVKAILYDVRKDKRLVLLGSEAAEVVEAYGIPAAPTTLAASPGEAAESAGRLGYPVVLKIASPEILHKSDVGGVLIGLDSPERVRAGFLEIMNNVHRYLPNAAVYGVEVQKMMPKGTELIIGMSKDIQFGPLIAFGLGGIYVNLLKDVSFRLASGLNRGEIENMLAETKAYTLLRGYRGEKPADIEAIIGIIGRVARLVTDFPEITEMDINPVFAYNQGACALDVKITVS; the protein is encoded by the coding sequence ATGGCAGGCCTTGTCAGTTTCTTTAACCCGAAATCGGTCGCCATAATCGGCGCGTCCAAGGCTGCTGGTAAGATCGGAAACGTGATTGTTAAAAATATGATCAGCAGTGGTTATACCGGCCCTATTTTTCCCATTAACCCCAAGGAGCAGGAAATCGAGGGGCTCGCCTGTTACCCGGCGGTGGACAAGACGCCAATGCCGGCCGAGCTCGCGGTCCTTTCCCTGCCGGCGTCCCGCACGCTGGATGCAGCCCAGCAGTGCGGCATCAGCGGGGTTAAAAACCTGGTGGTGATCACCGCCGGCTTCAAGGAAACAGGCAAAGAAGGTCTGGAACTGGAGCGCCGTCTGGTGGAAACCTGCCGCAAATACGAAATGAGGATGACGGGCCCCAACTGTGTCGGATTGATTGATACGCACACCCCGATTAACGCCTCTTTTGCTGCCGGCTTTCCTCTCAAAGGGGAAATAGCCTTTATCTCTCAGAGCGGCGCCATGGTCCTCTCCATTCTGGACTGGAGCTACCGGGCCGGTCTTGGCTTCAGCAAGTTTGTCAGCCTGGGTAATAAAGCCGACCTCACCGAGTCCCACTTTATTGAGGACGCCGGACAGGACCCCAACACCAAGGTAATCCTGTGCTACATTGAGGACGTGGAAAATGGCGCTCATTTTTTGGAGGCAGCCCGGACAGCCAGCCGCAAAAAACCCGTCATCATACTAAAATCAGGAACCAGCCAGGCCGGCGCCCAGGCAGCCTCCTCCCATACGGGCGCGCTGGCTGGAAGCGACCTGGCCTATGAAACAGCTTTCCGTCAATGTGGTGTTATTCGCGCCAGAAGTATGGCGGAACTCTTTGACCTGGCCGTGGCCTTTGCCAGCCAGCCGGTACCTTCCGGGGGCAGGGTGGCGGTGGTCACCAACTCCGGAGGTCCCGGGATTATCGCCGCCGACACCATTGAGCAGAAGAAACTACAGATGGCGCGCTTTACGCAGGAGACGATCGAGCAACTGCGCGGCAACCTGCCCCGGGAATCCAATATTTACAATCCGGTTGACGTGTTAGGGGATGCTAAGGCCGACCGTTTCCGCTTCTCCCTTGACAAAGCTCTGTCAGACCCCGGGGTGGACAGCGCTTTGGTACTGGTCTGCCCGACTGCCGTGACAGAACCGGTAGAGACAGCCAGAGCTCTGGTTGAGATGAGAGCGGCTCACCCTGAAAAGCCCCTGCTTGCGGCCTACATGGGAGGAGAAAAACTGGCGGAGGGAGTCAAGGTCCTGGAGGAAGCTAAAATACCCTGTTTTACCTTTCCCGAGCCGGCAGTTTCCTCGATCAGCGGCCTGACCGGCTACGCCCGCACCAGGGAACTGCCCGCCAACGAGCAGGACTTGAGTTACGAGTGTTCCAATTTAAAAAACGTCAAGGCTATCCTTTACGATGTAAGAAAAGACAAGCGCCTGGTCCTGCTGGGCAGTGAGGCCGCTGAGGTGGTGGAAGCTTACGGCATTCCCGCCGCTCCGACAACCCTGGCGGCCAGCCCGGGAGAGGCGGCCGAAAGCGCCGGACGGCTTGGTTACCCGGTAGTCTTAAAAATTGCCTCGCCTGAGATACTGCATAAGAGCGACGTGGGCGGGGTACTCATAGGGCTCGACTCCCCTGAAAGGGTGCGCGCCGGATTTCTGGAAATCATGAATAATGTCCACCGCTACCTGCCCAACGCTGCCGTTTACGGCGTTGAAGTACAAAAAATGATGCCCAAAGGAACCGAGCTGATTATAGGCATGAGCAAGGACATCCAGTTTGGACCTTTAATCGCCTTTGGCCTGGGAGGCATCTATGTAAACCTGTTAAAAGATGTTTCTTTCCGGCTGGCCAGCGGTCTGAACCGCGGGGAGATCGAAAACATGCTGGCCGAAACAAAGGCCTATACCCTCTTGCGGGGCTACCGCGGCGAGAAACCGGCCGACATAGAGGCCATTATAGGGATTATCGGGCGTGTGGCCCGGCTTGTTACCGACTTCCCCGAAATAACGGAAATGGACATTAACCCGGTCTTTGCCTACAACCAGGGCGCATGCGCGCTCGATGTCAAAATTACTGTATCGTGA
- the coaD gene encoding pantetheine-phosphate adenylyltransferase: protein MRTAICPGSFDPVTYGHLDIIGRAALIFDKLIVAVSYNPGKNPLFSIEERIQLLQGVLSNYPNIEVKAFSGLTVDAAIECKAKAIIRGLRVVSDFENEFRMALTNQKLACHIETVFLMTKAEYSFISSTTVKEVASFGGSLRSLVPPLVEEKLREKFKRCHED, encoded by the coding sequence ATGCGAACCGCAATTTGCCCGGGAAGTTTTGATCCGGTGACCTACGGCCACCTGGACATTATAGGTAGAGCTGCTCTGATCTTTGACAAGCTGATTGTTGCAGTTTCCTACAACCCGGGTAAAAATCCGCTGTTTTCGATTGAAGAGCGGATTCAACTACTGCAGGGTGTTCTCTCTAACTATCCCAACATAGAAGTGAAGGCGTTTTCAGGCCTTACTGTTGATGCCGCCATTGAGTGCAAAGCAAAAGCTATTATCCGGGGCTTGCGGGTGGTTTCGGATTTTGAAAACGAATTCAGAATGGCCCTTACCAATCAAAAACTGGCCTGCCACATAGAAACAGTCTTTTTGATGACCAAGGCAGAGTATTCTTTCATCAGCTCCACTACAGTTAAGGAGGTAGCCTCATTTGGAGGTTCCCTGCGGAGCTTGGTGCCGCCATTAGTGGAGGAGAAATTAAGAGAAAAGTTTAAACGTTGCCATGAGGACTAA
- the fapR gene encoding transcription factor FapR: MAKCSLNKNTRQRQLSRYLEEDPFLTDEDLASILKVSVQTIRLDRFDLQIPELRERVKNVARGGRQLRTMSGGELVGDLVDLEIGNSGMSILPVTPAMTLSKTSVARGHHIFAQANSLAVAVIDAGAALTGAARVSYKRPVYCGEKILAKAVIKIKKGNKYMVKVTSEVKDEIVFKGKFLVFALQEEGVPQ; the protein is encoded by the coding sequence ATGGCCAAGTGTAGTTTAAATAAAAACACCAGGCAGCGCCAGTTGAGCAGGTATCTGGAGGAAGACCCCTTTCTGACCGACGAGGACCTGGCCTCTATTCTCAAAGTTAGCGTCCAGACCATACGGCTGGACCGGTTTGATTTGCAGATTCCGGAGTTGCGGGAACGTGTCAAGAACGTGGCCAGAGGAGGACGGCAGCTCAGGACCATGTCCGGCGGAGAACTGGTGGGAGACCTGGTAGACCTTGAAATCGGCAACAGTGGCATGTCGATCCTGCCGGTTACACCAGCCATGACCCTCAGCAAGACCAGTGTCGCCAGGGGACATCACATCTTTGCCCAGGCCAATTCACTGGCGGTCGCGGTGATTGACGCAGGGGCGGCGCTAACCGGAGCAGCCAGGGTGAGCTACAAGCGGCCGGTCTACTGTGGTGAAAAAATTCTGGCGAAGGCGGTTATAAAAATAAAAAAAGGCAATAAATACATGGTAAAAGTTACCTCCGAGGTCAAGGATGAAATTGTTTTTAAAGGTAAATTTCTAGTGTTTGCCCTGCAGGAAGAGGGAGTGCCGCAGTGA
- the gpr gene encoding GPR endopeptidase yields the protein MNLDFYKSNNINVDLAVEARDIVRGQIGQEIPGVVVDREKYSNTTVTTVKIVEDYAEQIMGKPRGNYITIEAPALRDNSREAHQEVADVLAKKLSSMINLPENANILLVGLGNWQATPDSLGPKVIEHSMVTRHMYNYAPEEIKPGMRSVSAISPGVLGITGIETAEIIKGVVEKIRPELIIVVDALAAGSVDRIATTIQITDTGVSPGSGIGNKRTGINKDTMGVPVIAIGIPTVVNAAIIAQVTLEHFLEQIQNNQALVQLSQNLNPGLMQQAISQVLAPFGGNLTVTPKEIDSLIASTSKTVAGGISMALHPAIGAEEYTMYLN from the coding sequence TTGAACCTTGATTTTTATAAGTCTAACAACATAAACGTTGATCTGGCCGTAGAAGCGCGCGATATTGTCAGGGGGCAGATTGGCCAGGAGATCCCCGGAGTCGTCGTCGACAGGGAGAAATACAGTAACACCACGGTGACGACTGTAAAGATTGTCGAGGATTACGCTGAGCAGATCATGGGCAAACCCAGGGGCAATTATATTACCATAGAAGCCCCGGCTCTCCGGGACAACAGCCGCGAAGCTCATCAAGAAGTGGCTGATGTCCTGGCCAAAAAACTTTCGTCGATGATAAATCTGCCGGAAAACGCCAATATTCTCCTGGTAGGGCTGGGCAACTGGCAGGCTACGCCAGACTCGCTGGGGCCAAAAGTCATTGAACACAGTATGGTCACCCGGCACATGTACAACTATGCCCCCGAGGAAATCAAACCGGGTATGCGCTCCGTCAGCGCCATTTCCCCGGGCGTGCTGGGTATCACCGGCATCGAAACCGCCGAAATAATCAAGGGAGTAGTTGAAAAAATCCGGCCGGAACTGATAATCGTGGTAGATGCCCTGGCGGCCGGCAGTGTCGATCGGATTGCCACAACCATCCAGATCACCGACACAGGGGTGAGCCCCGGTTCCGGCATCGGCAACAAGCGCACAGGTATCAACAAAGACACCATGGGTGTCCCCGTCATCGCCATCGGCATTCCAACGGTTGTCAACGCGGCGATCATCGCTCAGGTTACCCTGGAACACTTTTTGGAGCAGATTCAAAACAACCAGGCGCTTGTTCAGCTTTCCCAGAACCTCAACCCGGGTTTAATGCAGCAGGCTATCAGCCAGGTTTTAGCCCCGTTTGGCGGCAACCTGACAGTGACTCCCAAGGAAATTGACTCGCTTATCGCCAGCACCTCCAAGACTGTCGCCGGCGGTATTTCCATGGCCCTGCACCCCGCCATTGGCGCGGAAGAATATACTATGTACCTGAACTGA
- a CDS encoding YceD family protein translates to MLQLDVARLKRSPGESVSFELVADMPPMEMAGEKISFDGPVKAVLNATNTGQTIMVEGTASGLLQLNCSRCLEPFRYSFEVPFSEIYTTAVEEAKEEEVIPFSGDEIDVTPEVLKCLIMSLPMKAVCNEECQGLCPGCGQNLNQGRCGCAGAEVDPRLSVLRDIFKGMNE, encoded by the coding sequence ATGCTGCAATTGGACGTAGCCAGGCTAAAGAGGTCGCCGGGGGAATCGGTTTCTTTCGAACTAGTGGCGGATATGCCCCCCATGGAGATGGCAGGTGAAAAAATCAGCTTTGACGGACCGGTCAAAGCTGTTTTGAATGCAACCAACACAGGCCAGACGATTATGGTGGAGGGAACTGCCTCCGGGCTGCTTCAGCTAAACTGTAGCCGTTGCCTGGAGCCGTTTCGCTATTCTTTTGAAGTCCCCTTTTCTGAAATCTACACAACTGCCGTTGAAGAGGCCAAAGAAGAGGAAGTCATCCCCTTCAGCGGAGATGAAATTGATGTAACCCCCGAGGTCTTGAAGTGTCTGATCATGTCGTTGCCGATGAAAGCGGTATGTAACGAGGAATGCCAGGGATTGTGCCCGGGTTGCGGGCAAAACCTGAACCAGGGAAGATGTGGCTGCGCAGGCGCTGAGGTTGACCCCCGTTTAAGTGTTTTGCGCGATATTTTCAAAGGAATGAACGAATGA
- a CDS encoding phosphotransacetylase family protein, which translates to MSKLLYREVQKVKNLFVMGTAGSGKTSVALGLALKFRQEGYRVGYFKPVGNAVGTGSKLDEDGLLMKEVLHMEQPVETIVPYLAGPAYLSGYRNPCESLRSIRQAYEAVAEDKELVIIGGASFPHIMGCLGLDAVSLALEFKAAPLFTINITDDFSIDQAIFINSYLACKGLNVLGNIFHNVPLPLLAKTEGIYRPILAERGFQTLGVIPQNQEMTAPTVKEYYEVLGGEILAAREKMDRVVEDVVIGAMSIESALGYLRRAANKAVITGGDRSDVALAALETDTSALILTGGLYPDVKVAARAEDKGVPVILVHYDTYTTIEKASSITRKIRANDERAIHTAVDNIEKHVDWRNVLKLLQ; encoded by the coding sequence ATGTCAAAATTACTGTATCGTGAGGTGCAAAAGGTGAAAAACCTGTTTGTCATGGGAACTGCCGGAAGCGGCAAAACCAGCGTTGCGCTGGGACTGGCTTTAAAATTCCGCCAGGAAGGATACCGTGTGGGCTATTTCAAACCTGTGGGAAATGCCGTTGGAACAGGATCAAAGCTGGACGAAGACGGCCTGCTGATGAAGGAAGTACTCCACATGGAGCAACCTGTTGAGACGATTGTACCCTACCTGGCAGGTCCTGCCTACCTTTCCGGCTACAGAAACCCCTGTGAATCGCTCAGGTCCATCCGGCAGGCCTATGAGGCCGTGGCAGAGGATAAGGAACTGGTTATTATCGGGGGGGCAAGCTTTCCGCACATCATGGGCTGCCTGGGACTGGACGCCGTTAGTCTGGCCCTGGAGTTCAAGGCCGCGCCCCTGTTTACCATCAATATAACGGATGACTTCAGCATCGACCAGGCTATTTTTATTAACAGTTATTTGGCCTGTAAAGGATTAAATGTCCTGGGCAACATCTTTCACAACGTGCCGCTCCCCCTACTGGCCAAGACAGAGGGAATCTATCGCCCTATTCTTGCGGAGCGAGGTTTTCAAACCCTGGGCGTCATCCCCCAAAACCAGGAAATGACTGCGCCGACCGTTAAAGAATACTACGAGGTCCTGGGTGGCGAGATCCTTGCCGCCAGAGAGAAAATGGACCGTGTGGTCGAGGACGTGGTTATCGGAGCCATGTCCATCGAAAGCGCCCTGGGCTACCTGCGCCGCGCCGCCAATAAAGCTGTCATAACCGGTGGGGACCGTTCGGATGTAGCCCTGGCCGCCCTGGAAACGGACACCTCCGCTCTCATACTTACCGGCGGACTATATCCGGACGTGAAAGTGGCGGCAAGGGCTGAGGATAAGGGTGTTCCTGTTATCCTGGTACATTACGACACCTACACAACCATTGAGAAGGCGTCCAGTATCACCAGGAAAATCAGGGCCAATGACGAGAGAGCCATTCATACTGCGGTTGACAACATAGAAAAACACGTTGACTGGCGCAACGTGCTTAAACTACTGCAATAG
- a CDS encoding DUF523 domain-containing protein: protein MIMVSSCLLGMHAKYDGTFTNKNDLLMKYSHLGKYLPFCPEQLGGLATPRPPVEIIDGSKAINSMGEEVTSQFIKGAEQSLYLTEIFPVKAAILKERSPSCGAHKIYDGSFSHVIKEGKGVTAAMLGANGIPLYSEEELTDELLRELLELK from the coding sequence TTGATTATGGTCAGCTCCTGCCTGCTGGGTATGCATGCGAAGTACGACGGCACTTTTACCAATAAAAATGACTTATTAATGAAATACAGCCACCTGGGGAAGTATTTGCCGTTCTGCCCGGAACAATTGGGTGGACTTGCCACTCCGAGGCCGCCGGTAGAAATAATTGACGGCTCAAAAGCGATAAATAGTATGGGTGAGGAGGTAACCAGCCAATTTATAAAAGGAGCTGAACAAAGCTTATATCTTACTGAGATTTTTCCAGTTAAGGCTGCCATATTGAAAGAAAGAAGCCCGTCATGTGGCGCGCATAAAATTTATGACGGCAGCTTCAGCCACGTAATTAAGGAAGGAAAGGGAGTAACTGCAGCAATGCTTGGCGCGAATGGAATACCTTTATATTCAGAGGAAGAATTAACCGATGAATTACTCCGCGAGCTTTTGGAGTTGAAATAA